A genomic segment from Solenopsis invicta isolate M01_SB chromosome 5, UNIL_Sinv_3.0, whole genome shotgun sequence encodes:
- the LOC113003078 gene encoding uncharacterized protein LOC113003078 gives MEENIHEQVEDNSPSIEQILRPISNTFWLLGGSIIYPPKSFKTITIITRILYTVIFLTNLISNLLHITSIYKENELIQYIYLLNELIRYVLICYNIYYGVRLYEKWPKLMDRLKELDQKLEKEIPLNNGFIQIIQLKNVIKIIPNFIAFIARPLILISSIRFLYVSDLNPIFSINIVLFFDLIMQSMINSFFFDIIVYVLYCRFQTINELIGQLDELSNVQWITFKIRRIRELHADICDLASMVNDIYSLYLLFCSASYFTMAVTTLFQVYMEIITEVYIIVLFEIVYAMQFFLVCWICTVACEESNKTGRIIHKIILNCKSVNLDKNEASNQSSLEMLSALDDLNSEQNFNSSSSHNLNYIVLENLLHKHLNQDCVRNEINDFSAQLQQNRVAFTACNFFELNNVSLSCFVGMNFTYLVIFVQLYQ, from the exons ATGGAGGAAAATATCCATGAGCAAGTTGAAGACAATTCGCCCTCGATAGAGCAGATCTTACGTCCAATATCGAACACCTTCTGGCTCCTGGGTGGCAGTATAATTTATCCGCCAAAGAGTTTCAAAACTATAACGATAATCACACGTATACTTTACACGGTTATATTCTTGACTAACTTGATAAGCAATTTACTACATATTACTTCTATATATAAAGAGAACGAGCTAATCCAGTACATATATCTTCTAAATGAGCTGATACGTTACGTTTTAAtctgttataatatttattatggaGTCAGACTATACGAGAAGTGGCCAAAATTAATGGATAGATTGAAGGAACTCGATCAGAAGCTCGAAAAAGAAATACCCTTAAATAACGggtttatacaaattatacaactaaaaaatgttataaaaattataccaaATTTCATAGCGTTCATTGCCCGTCCTTTGATACTGATTTCGTCAATTCGGTTCCTTTACGTATCAGATTTGAATCCGATATTCTCTATCAACATTGTGCTATTTTTCGACTTAATAATGCAGTCGATGATCAACAGCTTCTTCTTTGACATTATCGTCTATGTATTGTATTGCAGATTTCAAacaataaatgaattaattggTCAGTTGGATGAGTTATCCAATGTGCAATGGATCACATTCAAGATTAGACGCATCAGAGAATTGCATGCCG ATATTTGTGATCTCGCTAGCATGGTAAACGATATTTACAGTCTTTATCTACTCTTCTGCTCAGCAAGTTACTTCACCATGGCTGTGACTACGCTATTCCAGGTTTACATGGAAATAATTACAGAAGTGTACATAATAGTTTTGTTTGAAATTGTATATGCCATGCAATTCTTCCTGGTTTGTTGGATTTGCACAGTCGCATGTGAAGAATCCAATAAGACCGGAAGAAtcatacacaaaattatattgaattgcaAATCTGTGAATCTTGATAAAAACGAGGCGAGTAATCAATCGAGTCTAGAAATGCTATCTGCACTGGACGATTTGAATAGCgagcaaaattttaatagtaGCAGCAGTCACAATTTGAATTACATCGTTTTGGAAAATCTTTTGCACAAACATCTGAATCAAGATTGTGTCAGAAACGAGATCAATGATTTTTCGGCTCAACTACAGCAGAATCGAGTAGCATTTACGGCCTGTAATTTCTTCGAATTAAACAATGTTTCTTTGAGTTGT ttCGTCGGGATGAACTTCACTTATCTAGTTATCTTCGTTCAACTTTATCAATAa